GCTTGATGCCTGGTGACTTTCCCATAATACCATGGATTGCCAGCAAACTTTCCAGTGAGTGAAAGCCTAATGTAATCACACTGTGGAGGCAATGGTTCCAAACCTGAGGTTAATGGATTATTCTGCCTAATGGTAACATAGTTTTTCAGCACCAGAACAACCATTCCATTGATCTTCCTGCATTTCCACCACTCAGGGTCATTTTCAAGTTTTTCAATAACATCCATTGCATCGCCTTTCTCAAAATTAAGTTCTTCATCATTGGACGAGCTGAATGGGTAAAGAGCCTGTACCAGATGTAACACTTGCCCAGTATTTAGGTTACTGACAACTGCTGCTAATTTCTCTGACAAAGAACCCACATGGTCACCCAAAGGACTGTCGCCTTCCTCAGTCACGTAGTTTGAAGGGAACCATCCAACATGTCCATTATAGctaccccaccaccacccatcaCTGCATTTCTCCATGACGATCATCTTTGTCCATTTTATCAATGACAAttcatcctctctctctgccatgtcgTTAAATTTTACATAAGCAGGCACGTTGAGGTCATACAGACATTCCCCTGGGTCAAAAAAGCTATCATCAGCAGGAGATGCAGAATCTGGCACACGagattttcttttcactcttccaATGCCTAACGTATCCTTTAGGTTTTTTACAATCGATGCTTTCCGAGCACTGTTTTTCCTTTCCACGTAGTTAGAAGGCACAAAACCCATTTTATCCATGGAATTTTGAACTCGCCACCAGGACTTAGAATCATCCAGAAGCCACAATCTCTCATTCTTCTTGATGTCCAGCTCTTGTTCTTGTTGGGCCACATAATCAAATTTGGCTACTACCAccacttctgccatttttcagcaGCTTCTGCACGGTTCAAATCCATACTTACTGCTCTTTCATCTGATAATCAGCGTTAAGGGAACTGTCTTTATCACCTTAGGAATCCCCTTTGTCTCTCTAGAATTTGATTTCCTGTTTACTGTATTCTGCATGACATTCTTGAAATAAATCTCCTCAAACTGCTTTCATTTCTAGTCCAGACCCCATATATGGGCACAGTGTTTGAGCTGGAACTTCTTGGGTATGTGCCAAGATTACAGTATTTTATCtgcatttcaattattttcttttaaacattttttttctgtgacactgcttttttaaatttatggcaGTATGAAATGAAAACCACTTTCATTATTTAAAGATGTCCATATACTATATTCACTCTAATAATCCAACAATGACCCTAAAGCTCCAATTCCTTCTTTATCTTAtggaacatatttttcttctccctccccatgacAATGCACATGCTGTTCTCTTCTTCAACTCTGCCCTTCtctaatttgtttaaaataccattttggcAGGGGGTACGCAAAGTAAGGTTCTATTCAATACATCTCTCCACATTCCTTAAGTCCTAGAGTCCTtctcacaaaataaaacatttgtttctgaaaatatggttatggaaaaaaaattaaatacagaaatacagtAATACAATATAAAAAACTCCCaccaatcattcattcattttaatgaattACCAAGTCAGGGTCAATTGTATTTCAAACATAGCCTCACATGCTTCCTTCACTGTTGCATCATTTTGAGATGCCCTGCTTTTTaggtccataaatatttcagtatataccTGATAGATATAaagattctttctttaaaaaaaggtattgggtgcgtgattttttaaattattatttatttcctggaATTTAAGCcccattatttaaaatgtcctgTCAGGTTGGATTTAGTGCTATGTAGGTAACTGCTAATAACTGAATTGAAGTTTCTGATTTCTAGCTTGAATCAATGAAACTCATCCTCCAAATCATTTCTCCATTCACTAAATCACAAAAAAGTCAGCACAACTATTAGTTTATTAACACATTACTGAAGTATTAGTAAGAATCACTGGAGATCCATGAAAACTTTTGCAACTTACCTAATTAAATGAGAGTTATATTGGGAGTCCCAACATGTATAATTTAAAGATGAAAGTTAGGGATCTTAAGACCCTAATTAtgagaatatgaaataaaaatccaTAACAGTCTCAGGTTTGAAGGAAGCCACCGCCCCCCAAAAAATAACCTGCAATAAAATCCCTCTCAAGACTTAAATGAGGAACAAATATTACTCAATCTGAGTtggaaaaattatagaaacattgattcaagcctcatttttttttaacttatgaaAAAAGTAAGGTAAAACCTGAAAAGttacataataaaatgttaaaataataaggaaagtctgaacatagaaaaagaaaacccaggttttccaattttttataaaaattgaagcTGCTgtgactttcctggtggcacagcagttaagaatccgcctgccaaggcagggaacaccggttcgagccctggtctgggaagatcccacatgctgtggagcaacaaagcccatgtgccacaactactgagcctgtgctctagagcccccgaaccacaactactgagcccatgtgccacaactactgaagcccacacgcttagagcccatgctccgcaacaagagaagccaccgcaatgaaaagcctgcacacagaaacaaagagtagctccgcttgctgcaactggagaaagtccgcgtgcagcaacgaagacccaaccaacgtagccaaaaataaataaataaatatatattaaaaaaaaaaaaaaaacacaaggcatacttaaaaaaaaaaaaagattgaagctGCTGGAGTgggcagtgtgtatgtgtttgccagcagaggctggagtgggcagtgtgtatgtgtttgccagcagaggatggggagggggaaacgATTCAAACAACATGTATCCCTGTCATTGTTTTCTGAGGAGGCTCCTAGTAGAGGGCACATTGAACAAAGACCGAGCAAAGAGGTACAGACAGCTCTTCCTTACAAGCTCATAAACATAACAGTTTCTAAAGAGCATAtaggtttaaaaatattctttccctgATATACTGAGAATAAAGTAGTTATATTAAACTAATAACTTTACAAAGAAGTGTTATTATATTCATAAGAATTAGTTTATgcctaaatattttgtttttataggatgtcaaatctaaaaaagaaCAATATATGAGCAAGATATCACATGAGATGTAGAAGTTACAGGCTAAAATTTAATAAGATCAGTTCTAAGGAAGTAAataattatagggaaaaaataagtttcaaccaaatatattaatcaaatatGCAAAACTTATGAATAAATAACGCATTTAGGTAggcaaaaataatgaaacaaggTCCTGAATGTTGGACCAAATTTTATTGGAAATACTTCCAGAAATATCACAGGAGGGATGAAGGAGAAAGCTTCATGTCAGTAACATAGCAGGAGTGAAGATAGGCAGCCTGTGTGATGGATTCTGGATGGGGGAAACAGACCATTGTAGATGTAGAATGCTTTCAGTAAAATCCAGATGACCGGTATCTTCCATAGAAAGAAGGACAGAAGTAGCCACAGCCATAACCACCATAGCCTCCACGACCATAGCTGGAACCATAGCCGTAACCCAGGCCACCAAAACCACCAAGGCCATAACCAAAGCCACCATACTAGTTGCCGTAGTAGTAGCTCATTGTGACAGGGCTCAAGGATTAGGTTGGATGTTGAAGATGACTTTCTTGAGAGTGAATATCACCTGCTGCCCCCAGACTTTTGTACTCCCTCCATGTGGGTGTGGTCAACCACAACACACAAGTGTCATTCTCTTTGAAAATCCATCTTTGGTGAAAAACAGTACTATTAAGTCATAACTTTCTTATGAAGGGGAGTTTCAAAGATgcatgaaatgttttatttttcctttgaaacatttttattttccttttgtcatAACTTAAATTACATATATTCCTACAGTTAAAATATCAGCCTCCTTCACAATAGATAGATCATTTCTGGTATTTCCTGAGATCTTTGTCATTACCAGACAATATCTTCTTCATGTTTTCTTACACtcaatttttgtctattttaaatatcatattttctatctctttttcgCTTAGCTTTCAATAAATCAGGGTACCAAGTATTAAATAACCATGAATGGTTGAAACTAATCCAAAAATGGAAGACAAATTATTCagaataaaaactacatttcagTGACTCTAATTTGTAAAGACAAACTCCATAGAAGGATATTCAAGTCACAATTGAGATAATACTTCtggtattagtttcctaggactgctgtAAAAAATAACCACTcattggtattttttttcccaaaacagGAGAAATTTAAGTTCTCATAGTTCTAAAAGctggaagtctaaaatcaagatATTTACAGGGCCATACTCCCTATGAAGGCtctgaagaaaaattattctttgcctcttcctagcCTCTGGTGGTCCCTGGTAATTCTTAGCATCTCTTGTCTTGCTGCtacatcattccaatctctgcctcaaTCATCACAGGGCCTTCATCCCGtctt
This Phocoena sinus isolate mPhoSin1 chromosome 4, mPhoSin1.pri, whole genome shotgun sequence DNA region includes the following protein-coding sequences:
- the LOC116753370 gene encoding LOW QUALITY PROTEIN: cytoplasmic protein NCK1-like (The sequence of the model RefSeq protein was modified relative to this genomic sequence to represent the inferred CDS: substituted 1 base at 1 genomic stop codon) produces the protein MAEVVVVAKFDYVAQQEQELDIKKNERLWLLDDSKSWWRVQNSMDKMGFVPSNYVERKNSARKASIVKNLKDTLGIGRVKRKSRVPDSASPADDSFFDPGECLYDLNVPAYVKFNDMAEREDELSLIKWTKMIVMEKCSDGWWWGSYNGHVGWFPSNYVTEEGDSPLGDHVGSLSEKLAAVVSNLNTGQVLHLVQALYPFSSSNDEELNFEKGDAMDVIEKLENDPEWWKCRKINGMVVLVLKNYVTIRQNNPLTSGLEPLPPQCDYIRLSLTGKFAGNPWYYGKVTRHQAEMALNERGHEVDFLIHDSESSPNYFSVSLKAQGKNKHFKVXLKETVYCIGLHKFSTMEELVEHYKKAPIFTSEQGEKLYLIKHLS